A single region of the Salvia splendens isolate huo1 chromosome 18, SspV2, whole genome shotgun sequence genome encodes:
- the LOC121777510 gene encoding probable inactive purple acid phosphatase 28 isoform X1 yields the protein MEEGVTWIHSILYLVLVCSAVHLLDTLLVSPKLSINHQNARFKKAPSTPLRFRADGTFKILQVADMHFGNGKLTPCRDVLDSEYAGCSDLNTTRFLERMIQLEKPDFVVFTGDNIFGSTANDAAESMLQAFGPVMKSGIPWAAVLGNHDQESTMTREELMSFLSLMDFSLSRTFPSVEYSDHSDKVVPVPNIDGYGNYDLRIWGAPGSNFANSTVLNLYFLDSGDRAVVNGVRTYDWIKESQLSWLRNVSQKLEERKLYSDESSSGTSQYSAAIPSLAFFHIPIPEMRQGPIYNLVGNYREYTACSLVNSGVLKTLVSVGDVKAVFIGHDHTNDFCGTVGGIWFCYGGGFGYHGYGVAGWARRGRVILAELEKGEQSWGGVKMIRTWKRIDDEALSKIDEQVLWERE from the exons AT GGAAGAGGGGGTTACATGGATTCACTCTATCCTCTACCTCGTACTCGTGTGCTCAGCCGTACACCTGCTCGACACACTTCTTGTCTCCCCAAAACTCAGCATAAACCATCAAAATGCGAGATTCAAGAAAGCACCATCAACCCCTCTGCGTTTTCGTGCTGACGGAACTTTCAAAATCCTCCAA GTGGCGGATATGCATTTCGGGAATGGGAAGTTGACTCCATGTCGGGATGTGTTGGACAGTGAGTATGCTGGCTGTTCTGACCTTAACACAACCAGGTTTCTTGAGAGGATGATTCAGTTGGAAAAACctgattttgttgtttttactG GAGACAACATATTTGGGTCGACTGCTAATGATGCTGCTGAATCCATGTTGCAAGCTTTTGGCCCAGTTATGAAATCAGGAATCCCTTGGGCAGCTGTATTAGGGAACCATGACCAAGAATCTACGATGACTCGTGAAGAACTAATGTCGTTCTTATCCCTCATGGATTTTTCTCTATCACGAACATTTCCATCAGTTGAATATAGTGACCATTCTGACAAAGTGGTTCCAGTTCCAAACATTGATGGTTATGGAAACTATGATCTCAGAATATGGGGTGCTCCTGGTTCCAATTTTGCGAATAGTACTGTCCtcaatctttattttcttgacAGCGGAGACAGAGCCGTTGTTAATGGGGTTCGAACTTATGATTGGATCAAAGAATCCCAGCTTAGTTGGCTTCGTAATGTTTCACAGAAACTTGAG GAAAGGAAGCTGTATAGTGACGAATCTTCATCTGGAACATCTCAATATTCAGCTGCCATTCCATCATTAGCATTCTTCCACATCCCGATTCCTGAAATGAGACAAGGTCCTATTTACAATCTGGTTGGTAATTATCGAGAGTACACAGCATGCTCCCTTGTAAACTCTGGTGTGCTCAAGACGCTCGTATCTGTTGGAGACGTGAAGGCCGTGTTCATAGGCCATGATCACACGAACGACTTCTGTGGGACTGTAGGAGGCATATGGTTTTGCTATGGGGGAGGGTTCGGATATCACGGTTATGGGGTCGCTGGGTGGGCGAGACGAGGCAGAGTGATCCTGGCTGAACTCGAGAAGGGGGAGCAGTCGTGGGGCGGAGTGAAGATGATCAGGACGTGGAAACGGATTGACGATGAGGCGCTGAGCAAGATTGACGAGCAAGTTCTCTGGGAGAGAGAATGA
- the LOC121777510 gene encoding probable inactive purple acid phosphatase 28 isoform X2, translated as MHFGNGKLTPCRDVLDSEYAGCSDLNTTRFLERMIQLEKPDFVVFTGDNIFGSTANDAAESMLQAFGPVMKSGIPWAAVLGNHDQESTMTREELMSFLSLMDFSLSRTFPSVEYSDHSDKVVPVPNIDGYGNYDLRIWGAPGSNFANSTVLNLYFLDSGDRAVVNGVRTYDWIKESQLSWLRNVSQKLEERKLYSDESSSGTSQYSAAIPSLAFFHIPIPEMRQGPIYNLVGNYREYTACSLVNSGVLKTLVSVGDVKAVFIGHDHTNDFCGTVGGIWFCYGGGFGYHGYGVAGWARRGRVILAELEKGEQSWGGVKMIRTWKRIDDEALSKIDEQVLWERE; from the exons ATGCATTTCGGGAATGGGAAGTTGACTCCATGTCGGGATGTGTTGGACAGTGAGTATGCTGGCTGTTCTGACCTTAACACAACCAGGTTTCTTGAGAGGATGATTCAGTTGGAAAAACctgattttgttgtttttactG GAGACAACATATTTGGGTCGACTGCTAATGATGCTGCTGAATCCATGTTGCAAGCTTTTGGCCCAGTTATGAAATCAGGAATCCCTTGGGCAGCTGTATTAGGGAACCATGACCAAGAATCTACGATGACTCGTGAAGAACTAATGTCGTTCTTATCCCTCATGGATTTTTCTCTATCACGAACATTTCCATCAGTTGAATATAGTGACCATTCTGACAAAGTGGTTCCAGTTCCAAACATTGATGGTTATGGAAACTATGATCTCAGAATATGGGGTGCTCCTGGTTCCAATTTTGCGAATAGTACTGTCCtcaatctttattttcttgacAGCGGAGACAGAGCCGTTGTTAATGGGGTTCGAACTTATGATTGGATCAAAGAATCCCAGCTTAGTTGGCTTCGTAATGTTTCACAGAAACTTGAG GAAAGGAAGCTGTATAGTGACGAATCTTCATCTGGAACATCTCAATATTCAGCTGCCATTCCATCATTAGCATTCTTCCACATCCCGATTCCTGAAATGAGACAAGGTCCTATTTACAATCTGGTTGGTAATTATCGAGAGTACACAGCATGCTCCCTTGTAAACTCTGGTGTGCTCAAGACGCTCGTATCTGTTGGAGACGTGAAGGCCGTGTTCATAGGCCATGATCACACGAACGACTTCTGTGGGACTGTAGGAGGCATATGGTTTTGCTATGGGGGAGGGTTCGGATATCACGGTTATGGGGTCGCTGGGTGGGCGAGACGAGGCAGAGTGATCCTGGCTGAACTCGAGAAGGGGGAGCAGTCGTGGGGCGGAGTGAAGATGATCAGGACGTGGAAACGGATTGACGATGAGGCGCTGAGCAAGATTGACGAGCAAGTTCTCTGGGAGAGAGAATGA